In Actinomycetota bacterium, the following proteins share a genomic window:
- a CDS encoding isocitrate/isopropylmalate dehydrogenase family protein, with protein MAYRVTLVPGDGVGPELSEATRRVLEGTGVAFDWDVQDAGADVMDKYGTPLPEHVLESIRTNKIAIKGPITTPIGGGFRSVNVALRKELDLYACLRPCKYYEGIPGTFPGANIVIVRENTEDLYAGIEFEQGTDDAKKVIDFLNDIQSKQIKEDSGITIKPISISGSARITKFAFDYARQNGRKKVTAVHKSNIMKFSDGLFLRTAGEVAKGYPEIEFDDRIVDNVSMQLVKRPEEYDVLVLPNLYGDIISDLCAGLIGGLGVAPGANIGDEVAVFEATHGSAPKYKGQNKVNPMAMMFSGVLMLRHLEEIEAADLLENALAAVIKEGKYVTYDLKARRDDPTAVGTSQVADGVILKMEELR; from the coding sequence ATGGCATATCGTGTGACGCTTGTTCCTGGTGACGGTGTCGGTCCCGAGCTATCCGAGGCAACTCGTCGGGTTCTCGAAGGCACCGGCGTCGCGTTCGACTGGGACGTGCAGGACGCCGGCGCCGACGTGATGGACAAGTACGGGACCCCGCTGCCCGAGCACGTCCTCGAGTCGATCCGGACCAACAAGATCGCCATCAAGGGTCCGATCACCACTCCGATCGGCGGCGGCTTCCGCAGCGTGAACGTTGCGCTTCGCAAGGAACTCGACCTCTACGCGTGCTTGCGTCCGTGCAAGTACTACGAGGGAATCCCCGGCACGTTCCCCGGCGCCAACATCGTCATCGTTCGCGAGAATACCGAGGACCTGTACGCGGGAATCGAGTTCGAGCAGGGGACCGACGACGCCAAGAAGGTCATCGACTTCCTGAACGACATTCAGTCCAAGCAGATCAAGGAAGACTCCGGTATCACGATCAAGCCGATCTCGATCTCGGGCAGCGCGCGCATCACCAAGTTCGCCTTCGACTACGCGCGCCAGAACGGCCGCAAGAAGGTCACCGCGGTCCACAAGTCCAACATCATGAAGTTCTCCGACGGTCTGTTCCTTCGCACTGCCGGCGAGGTCGCCAAGGGCTACCCTGAGATCGAGTTCGATGATCGCATCGTGGACAACGTTTCGATGCAGTTGGTCAAGCGCCCCGAGGAGTACGACGTCCTGGTTCTTCCGAACCTGTACGGCGACATCATCAGCGACCTGTGTGCCGGCCTCATCGGCGGACTCGGTGTCGCGCCGGGCGCGAACATCGGTGACGAGGTTGCGGTGTTCGAGGCAACTCACGGAAGCGCGCCCAAGTACAAGGGTCAGAACAAGGTCAACCCGATGGCAATGATGTTCTCGGGTGTCCTGATGCTGCGGCACCTGGAAGAGATCGAGGCGGCGGACTTGTTGGAGAACGCGCTCGCCGCGGTCATCAAGGAAGGCAAGTACGTCACCTACGACCTCAAGGCGCGTCGCGACGACCCCACGGCCGTCGGGACAAGCCAGGTCGCCGATGGCGTCATCCTGAAGATGGAGGAGCTGCGATGA